A genome region from Clostridium pasteurianum includes the following:
- a CDS encoding DUF1292 domain-containing protein, translated as MKEDEIKNSCEGDCGCGEHEHEHGCDCGCGGCGSEEAMVVELEDENGNAVSCEVVDGFVYNDNEFALVQNPENGSVYLFKVVGEGEEGELVIPDDKEFEAATKYYEDIMSKNN; from the coding sequence ATGAAAGAAGATGAAATAAAAAATTCCTGTGAAGGCGATTGTGGCTGTGGAGAACATGAACATGAACATGGATGCGATTGTGGATGTGGCGGCTGTGGATCTGAAGAAGCCATGGTAGTTGAATTAGAGGATGAAAATGGCAATGCAGTCTCATGTGAAGTTGTAGATGGCTTTGTTTATAATGATAATGAGTTTGCTTTGGTTCAAAATCCTGAAAATGGTTCAGTTTACCTTTTTAAAGTTGTAGGTGAAGGTGAAGAAGGAGAACTTGTAATACCTGATGATAAGGAGTTTGAAGCTGCTACAAAGTATTATGAAGATATTATGAGTAAAAATAATTAA
- a CDS encoding HAD-IB family hydrolase, whose product MKKLAIFDVDYTLTKKETLFEFYKFMVKKNFKIIMKFPKIIIAGVLYVFKILDAGSAKEMFISFIDGVKEDEMKQYVKEFYNTKLSKILYVDAINTMKKLKSEGYDIYLISASAEFYLNELYNIKEVDKIIGTRFTCGEGAFKRKIIGENCKGEEKVKRLKEFLKKEKIDVDFKASYMFSDSLSDMPLFKLVGHPYLVNPKKRDDNIEALNWK is encoded by the coding sequence ATGAAAAAATTAGCTATATTTGATGTTGACTACACTTTAACTAAAAAAGAAACTCTATTTGAGTTTTATAAATTTATGGTTAAAAAGAATTTTAAAATAATAATGAAGTTTCCTAAAATAATTATTGCAGGTGTGTTATATGTATTTAAAATATTAGATGCAGGAAGTGCAAAAGAAATGTTTATTTCGTTTATAGATGGAGTAAAAGAGGACGAAATGAAACAGTATGTTAAAGAATTCTATAATACAAAATTAAGTAAGATATTATATGTTGATGCTATTAATACAATGAAAAAGCTCAAGAGTGAAGGATACGATATATATTTAATATCAGCATCAGCAGAATTTTATTTGAATGAACTTTATAATATAAAAGAAGTTGATAAGATTATTGGAACAAGATTTACATGTGGGGAAGGTGCATTTAAAAGGAAAATCATAGGCGAAAACTGTAAAGGTGAGGAAAAAGTAAAAAGACTTAAAGAATTTTTAAAAAAAGAAAAAATAGATGTAGATTTTAAGGCATCGTACATGTTTTCTGATTCCTTATCCGATATGCCACTATTTAAATTGGTGGGGCATCCATATCTTGTAAATCCTAAGAAAAGAGATGATAATATTGAGGCTTTAAATTGGAAATAA
- a CDS encoding aminotransferase class IV — MEKCAGSYFLYNGKVEDKSKFDGGFDYKGKCLYEVIRIIDGIPLFLDGHIHRFENSFKIENLKLPVTEHKIEENIFELVKANNKKIGNIKLVFNYVDNKFDFYSYFIPHKYPDKSDYENGVKTIIYHGERSNPNAKVINLDFRSSVDKKIKEMNVFEAILVDRNGNITEGSKSNIFMVKDNKVYTAPKEDVLPGITRDVIIKVCKNCGLEVLDKRINYKDINKLDGLFISGTSPKVLPICEVDEMKFDSQKVQTIKRIRKGYDEYIEKYIRDFNSRNQKNNIQ; from the coding sequence ATGGAGAAATGTGCTGGAAGTTATTTTTTATATAATGGAAAAGTAGAAGATAAAAGTAAATTTGATGGTGGATTTGATTACAAAGGAAAATGTTTATATGAAGTAATTAGGATAATTGATGGTATTCCACTTTTTTTAGATGGTCATATTCATAGATTTGAAAATTCATTTAAAATTGAAAATTTGAAGTTGCCTGTTACGGAACATAAAATAGAAGAAAATATATTTGAGCTTGTAAAGGCTAATAATAAGAAAATAGGAAATATAAAATTAGTATTTAATTATGTAGATAACAAATTTGATTTTTATAGTTATTTTATTCCACATAAGTATCCAGACAAATCGGACTATGAAAATGGAGTTAAAACAATAATTTACCATGGAGAAAGAAGTAATCCTAATGCTAAGGTTATAAATCTAGATTTTAGAAGCAGTGTTGATAAAAAAATAAAGGAAATGAATGTTTTTGAAGCTATACTTGTGGACAGAAATGGAAATATAACTGAGGGGAGCAAATCAAACATATTTATGGTAAAGGATAATAAGGTTTACACGGCCCCTAAAGAGGATGTGCTGCCAGGTATAACACGAGATGTTATAATTAAAGTTTGCAAAAATTGTGGACTAGAAGTTTTAGATAAAAGAATTAATTATAAAGATATAAATAAATTAGATGGATTATTTATTTCAGGGACATCACCTAAAGTTTTACCAATTTGTGAAGTGGATGAAATGAAGTTTGATTCTCAAAAAGTTCAAACTATAAAACGTATAAGAAAAGGATATGACGAATATATAGAGAAATATATTAGAGATTTTAATAGCAGAAATCAAAAAAATAATATACAATAA
- a CDS encoding flagellar assembly protein A, with amino-acid sequence MKNEIFNGSTVDDCIVQACKKYNLTKADIKYEVIEEKRGIFKKKASIKVQIIDKNNKNKELQHENSNGTIQVLNSKIIVKDPKEGGNNAVIVVPKNINVKIDGKEVTGENEVSSSNIIEIYFHEIEKPERRADISVSSDKMSAYVNITYTNKNIYKLKDTKPSARVVLQEEILRTEKPPIYTKAELLDTLRAANISYGIVEENMSKCTSDDGAMNVLVAQGIKTQDDEDDYIEFKFDVRKKNGFKESKNGRIDFKSIGFVNAVEEGTILAVRHTGKEGHDGKDIYGNETKKKKGKSVKLNVGEGCQIKDDNTVVSVRKGEPVYSGNKISVIAIHEVNSDVDLTTGNIKFVGDVFIHGSVNESMKVESQNNVKIDENVENATVIASGNIFIEKNAIFSTVCGGGEDVFVLKQLEFLNTIGLNIKKLLEAFEQLKNYNAPKAEVSDGQILKVLLEGKFRLIPRLCEKFVSICDMDDSDNIEIINIFKAKIIGMGPLNIKHADELSGIASLCDDKVSKLKLMLSVPVDVSVGYCQNSKIESSGNVFISGKGEYISDISARNNVIFNNENAIARGGVIKAGNEIKCGVVGSIGGVSTRVQTEKNGNIYAEVAYQNTIFAIGNKESVIENPCKDIHVYVDKDDELVVDKLLL; translated from the coding sequence ATGAAAAATGAAATTTTTAATGGATCCACAGTTGATGATTGCATAGTGCAGGCTTGCAAAAAATATAATTTGACTAAGGCTGATATTAAATACGAAGTAATCGAAGAAAAAAGGGGAATATTTAAAAAGAAGGCATCAATAAAGGTTCAAATTATTGATAAGAATAATAAGAATAAAGAATTACAGCATGAAAATAGTAATGGCACAATTCAAGTTCTAAATAGTAAGATAATAGTTAAAGATCCCAAAGAAGGTGGTAATAATGCTGTAATTGTAGTACCTAAAAATATTAATGTTAAAATTGATGGAAAAGAAGTTACTGGAGAAAATGAGGTTTCCAGCTCTAATATAATAGAAATTTATTTTCATGAAATTGAGAAACCAGAGAGAAGAGCTGATATAAGTGTTTCATCAGATAAGATGAGTGCATATGTAAATATAACTTATACTAATAAGAACATATATAAGCTTAAAGATACAAAACCTTCAGCCAGAGTAGTTCTGCAGGAAGAAATTTTAAGAACCGAAAAACCGCCAATATATACTAAGGCTGAACTTTTAGATACTTTAAGGGCAGCAAATATATCTTATGGTATAGTTGAAGAAAATATGTCCAAGTGTACTTCAGATGATGGAGCAATGAATGTATTAGTTGCACAAGGAATTAAAACCCAAGATGATGAGGACGATTATATTGAGTTTAAATTTGATGTAAGAAAGAAAAATGGCTTCAAGGAAAGCAAAAATGGAAGAATAGACTTTAAGAGTATAGGATTTGTTAATGCTGTTGAAGAGGGAACCATATTAGCTGTAAGACATACTGGTAAAGAAGGACATGATGGTAAGGACATATATGGAAATGAAACTAAAAAGAAAAAAGGAAAGTCAGTAAAACTTAATGTTGGTGAAGGTTGCCAAATTAAGGACGATAATACAGTTGTGTCCGTGCGAAAAGGTGAGCCAGTATATAGTGGAAATAAAATTTCAGTTATAGCAATACATGAAGTTAATTCTGATGTGGATTTGACAACTGGAAATATAAAATTTGTTGGAGACGTTTTTATTCACGGCAGCGTAAATGAGAGCATGAAAGTTGAATCTCAAAATAATGTTAAAATTGATGAGAACGTTGAGAATGCTACAGTTATTGCTAGTGGAAATATTTTTATAGAAAAAAATGCTATTTTCTCTACCGTATGTGGGGGTGGAGAGGATGTATTTGTATTAAAGCAACTGGAGTTTCTCAATACTATAGGCTTAAATATTAAAAAGCTATTAGAAGCTTTTGAACAATTAAAGAATTATAATGCACCAAAAGCAGAAGTTTCAGATGGCCAAATTTTAAAAGTGCTTTTAGAAGGAAAGTTTAGGTTAATACCTAGATTGTGTGAAAAATTTGTAAGCATATGTGATATGGATGATAGTGATAATATTGAAATTATAAATATATTTAAAGCTAAGATAATAGGTATGGGACCCTTAAATATAAAGCATGCTGATGAGCTAAGTGGAATTGCTTCACTTTGCGATGATAAGGTTTCTAAGCTTAAGCTAATGCTTTCTGTACCTGTAGATGTTAGTGTAGGATATTGCCAAAATTCAAAGATAGAAAGTTCAGGAAATGTATTTATATCTGGGAAGGGAGAATATATTTCTGATATATCTGCAAGGAACAATGTTATATTTAATAATGAGAATGCCATAGCTAGGGGTGGCGTTATAAAGGCTGGTAATGAAATAAAGTGTGGTGTTGTTGGAAGTATAGGAGGCGTTTCTACAAGAGTACAAACTGAGAAGAATGGCAATATATATGCTGAAGTAGCCTATCAAAATACCATATTTGCTATTGGCAATAAGGAATCTGTTATAGAAAATCCGTGCAAGGATATTCATGTATATGTAGATAAAGACGATGAACTTGTTGTTGATAAATTATTATTATAG
- a CDS encoding chemotaxis protein CheW — translation MNDNVKILIFVVNKEYYAADIMQVERILGHEISTKIPDVPDFVDGVINYEGSILPVISLAKRFNLPDSDVTNETKVIVSKLENGKVGIIVDLVSEVRDVALSDIEEPPNVISGISKRYIKGLIKTDNNIVIFLDISKILTDEEKELL, via the coding sequence ATGAATGACAATGTAAAAATACTTATATTTGTTGTGAATAAAGAATATTATGCAGCAGATATTATGCAAGTTGAAAGAATTCTTGGTCATGAAATATCAACAAAAATTCCAGATGTACCAGATTTTGTTGATGGCGTGATTAATTATGAGGGTAGTATATTGCCCGTAATTTCTCTTGCTAAAAGATTTAATCTTCCAGATAGTGATGTTACTAATGAAACAAAAGTAATAGTTTCAAAACTTGAAAATGGTAAGGTTGGAATAATTGTTGATTTAGTGTCTGAGGTTAGAGATGTAGCTTTAAGTGATATAGAAGAACCACCTAATGTAATATCAGGTATTTCCAAGCGTTATATAAAAGGACTTATAAAGACAGACAACAATATAGTTATTTTTCTTGATATATCAAAAATACTAACTGATGAGGAAAAAGAACTACTTTAG
- a CDS encoding chemotaxis protein CheD codes for MEEIEKIKEIRVGIADLNAALSPNKIITVGLGSCIGIAIYDEKNKLGGLSHIMLPDSTQFSKVTNPYKFADLAVPILVKKMEKMGANARNMKAKIAGGASMFNFSDKSMNMDIGNRNGIAVKKILSELHVPLLSEDIGGNKGRTMIFDTFDGSVSIRTVGMGTKKI; via the coding sequence ATGGAAGAGATAGAAAAAATTAAGGAGATTAGAGTTGGTATAGCAGATCTTAATGCTGCACTTTCTCCAAACAAGATAATAACTGTTGGTTTAGGATCATGTATTGGTATAGCTATTTATGATGAGAAAAATAAATTAGGAGGACTTTCACATATAATGCTTCCTGACAGCACTCAATTTAGCAAGGTTACAAATCCTTATAAATTTGCTGATTTAGCAGTACCTATATTGGTAAAGAAAATGGAGAAGATGGGAGCTAATGCTAGGAATATGAAAGCGAAAATAGCTGGTGGTGCTTCAATGTTTAACTTTTCAGATAAAAGTATGAACATGGACATAGGAAATAGAAATGGTATTGCAGTAAAGAAAATTTTAAGTGAGCTCCATGTACCACTATTAAGTGAAGATATTGGTGGAAATAAAGGAAGGACAATGATTTTTGATACTTTTGATGGAAGCGTTAGTATTAGGACAGTTGGTATGGGAACTAAGAAAATTTAG
- a CDS encoding protein-glutamate methylesterase/protein-glutamine glutaminase, with translation MEKIKVIVVDDSALMRKLISDMLNTSEDIEVIGTATNGQDLLNKLKIMQPDVITLDIEMPVMNGIETLKAIKYLKKDMAVIVFSSVSQKEVKYTMDCLYLGAFDFILKPERTFDIPKLKDGLIKRVKAAYSQSEYKKTSVSFKNNIIKERKVKNIDNSNINNSNIEAVVIGASTGGPKALYKVITNFPEDMNVPIFVVQHMPVGFTKAFADRLNDNSKMRVKEAEDGETYEAGKVYLAPGGYHMEVNFNNKIKLTTDPPIWGVRPAVDKLFISASKIFNSHIVSAVLTGMGKDGAKGTEVIKDNGGVTIAEDESTCVIYGMPKSAFETGKVDIVLPLDRISDEIIKIVRGFRR, from the coding sequence TTGGAAAAAATAAAGGTTATTGTAGTAGATGACTCAGCTCTTATGAGAAAGCTGATATCAGATATGTTAAATACCAGTGAAGACATTGAAGTTATAGGAACCGCGACAAATGGGCAGGATTTATTAAATAAATTGAAAATTATGCAGCCCGATGTTATAACTCTAGATATAGAAATGCCAGTGATGAATGGTATTGAAACACTTAAAGCTATTAAATACTTAAAAAAGGATATGGCTGTAATAGTTTTTAGTAGTGTTTCACAAAAAGAAGTGAAGTATACTATGGATTGTCTATATTTAGGTGCTTTTGATTTTATTTTAAAACCTGAAAGAACCTTTGATATACCTAAGTTAAAAGATGGACTCATAAAGAGAGTAAAGGCAGCATATAGTCAAAGTGAGTATAAAAAAACAAGTGTAAGTTTTAAGAATAATATTATCAAAGAAAGAAAAGTGAAAAATATAGATAACAGTAATATAAATAATAGCAATATAGAAGCAGTAGTTATAGGGGCGTCAACAGGTGGACCTAAAGCTTTATACAAGGTTATTACAAACTTTCCTGAAGACATGAATGTGCCGATTTTTGTAGTTCAGCATATGCCTGTTGGCTTTACAAAAGCTTTTGCTGATAGACTTAATGACAATAGTAAAATGCGAGTTAAAGAGGCAGAAGATGGAGAAACATATGAGGCTGGAAAAGTTTATTTGGCACCTGGAGGATATCATATGGAAGTTAATTTTAATAATAAAATAAAACTTACTACAGATCCGCCTATATGGGGTGTTAGACCTGCAGTTGATAAGCTGTTTATTTCGGCTTCTAAAATTTTTAATTCGCATATAGTTAGTGCAGTATTAACAGGCATGGGAAAGGATGGTGCAAAGGGAACAGAAGTTATAAAGGATAATGGGGGAGTGACAATTGCAGAAGATGAATCAACATGTGTTATATATGGTATGCCAAAGTCAGCTTTTGAAACTGGAAAAGTAGATATTGTTCTTCCATTAGATAGAATATCAGATGAAATAATAAAGATAGTACGAGGTTTCAGGAGGTAA
- a CDS encoding CheR family methyltransferase, with translation MDLGEFKKWVLREFGIDLFAYKENQLHRRILSLISRVGAESIDEYVKILKRDEDQRQRFLDFITINVTEFFRNPEIFKEAEKELRNMVYSNKEPLKIWSAACSIGAEPYSIAIILDKIDSFRKHNIIATDIDSTILGKAKLGEYAENEIKNVEKKDLDKYFRIIGDKYIVDDKIKKMITFKKHDLILDSYDNNFDLIVCRNVVIYFNQDVKEKIYKKFSQSLKKGGLLFVGATESIYNYKEYGFEKASTFIYRKL, from the coding sequence ATGGATTTAGGCGAATTTAAAAAGTGGGTGCTAAGAGAATTTGGCATAGATTTGTTTGCTTATAAGGAAAATCAATTACATAGAAGAATCTTAAGCTTAATATCAAGAGTAGGAGCTGAATCTATTGATGAGTATGTTAAAATACTTAAGAGGGATGAAGATCAAAGGCAGAGATTTTTGGATTTTATAACTATTAATGTTACAGAGTTTTTTAGAAATCCAGAAATATTTAAAGAAGCTGAAAAAGAGCTTAGAAATATGGTATACTCAAATAAGGAACCACTTAAAATTTGGAGTGCTGCATGTTCAATAGGTGCTGAACCATATTCAATTGCAATTATACTCGATAAAATAGATAGTTTTAGAAAGCATAACATAATAGCTACAGACATTGATTCAACAATATTAGGCAAAGCAAAACTTGGTGAGTATGCAGAAAATGAAATAAAAAATGTAGAAAAGAAAGATTTAGATAAATATTTTAGAATTATAGGCGATAAATATATCGTGGACGACAAAATAAAAAAAATGATAACATTTAAGAAGCATGATTTAATATTGGATTCTTATGATAACAATTTTGATCTTATAGTGTGCAGAAATGTTGTTATATATTTTAATCAAGATGTCAAAGAAAAAATTTATAAGAAGTTTAGTCAGTCATTAAAGAAAGGTGGATTGCTTTTTGTAGGAGCTACTGAGAGTATATATAATTATAAAGAATATGGTTTTGAAAAAGCATCTACTTTTATTTATAGGAAGCTGTAA
- a CDS encoding chemotaxis protein CheA yields MDTSQYLSIFLEESMDNLQTLNEALLQLEQEPDNVDKLNEIFRVAHTIKGMAATMGYNTMAALTHKMEDVLSEFRDGQLKVTQEVVTVLFKCLDTLEQMVDNIQNGEEEGVPVDDIISKLEAISGSVNSDKKDTNVQASPEGNENSDAKAEESKKDNQGVELNEYDLNVMKQAIEKGYNAFYVEINLSKSTLLKSARAFLIFKSLEEWGEITKSIPATEDLEAENFEFEIQLVYLTTKEEKDVNEILSEISEIDSIKIEQLTEEELKAKYNKGEEKAKEANKEKKAESKPTPAAQEKAKKSSPKKTTQHTHKKVHQSVRVDLEKLDKFLNMVSELVINRTRLEQISQNYKLVELNETLEQVARTTNDLQDLVMKIRMLPLDTVFNRFPRMVRDLSVELDKDMELIIEGQDTELDRTVIDEIGEPLIHLIRNAADHGVETKEDRLKSGKDPVGKIRLIAYQEGTKAVIKVQDDGYGINVEKVREKAEERGINTESMTEDQIVNLIFDQGFSTNDKVTDISGRGVGMDVVKTKIQSLNGTVDMTTEQGKGSTFTIKLPLTLQIITALLVKVGEENLAISLNAIDSVIDLKEAEIKKTNNKEVIIYRGKVLPIIRINEKLGLEKSDSDKIYIVIVRIGDKMAGLLVDSLIGQQDIVIKPLGKTLKGLKEYIGATILGDGLVTLILDVASLV; encoded by the coding sequence ATGGATACATCTCAATATTTGTCGATATTTCTAGAAGAATCTATGGATAATTTACAAACTTTAAATGAAGCACTCCTTCAATTGGAGCAGGAGCCAGATAATGTAGACAAGCTAAATGAAATATTTAGGGTTGCACATACTATAAAAGGTATGGCAGCTACTATGGGCTATAATACTATGGCAGCTTTGACTCACAAAATGGAGGATGTCCTTTCAGAATTTAGAGATGGACAGCTTAAAGTTACTCAGGAAGTTGTAACTGTCTTATTTAAGTGTCTTGATACACTTGAGCAAATGGTAGATAATATTCAAAATGGAGAAGAAGAAGGAGTTCCAGTTGATGATATCATATCAAAGCTTGAAGCTATATCAGGAAGCGTTAATTCTGATAAAAAGGATACAAATGTTCAGGCATCACCTGAAGGTAATGAAAATAGTGATGCAAAGGCAGAAGAAAGCAAAAAAGATAATCAAGGCGTAGAACTTAATGAATATGACTTAAATGTTATGAAGCAGGCTATTGAAAAGGGATATAATGCATTTTATGTTGAAATTAATTTGAGTAAGTCAACTTTACTTAAGTCAGCAAGAGCCTTTTTAATATTTAAGAGTCTTGAAGAGTGGGGAGAAATTACAAAATCTATTCCTGCTACTGAAGATCTTGAAGCAGAAAACTTTGAGTTTGAAATACAACTTGTTTATTTAACTACTAAGGAAGAAAAAGATGTAAATGAAATATTAAGTGAAATTTCAGAAATAGATAGTATAAAAATAGAACAATTGACAGAAGAAGAACTTAAAGCTAAGTATAATAAAGGCGAAGAAAAGGCTAAAGAAGCTAATAAAGAAAAGAAAGCTGAAAGTAAGCCAACGCCAGCTGCTCAAGAAAAGGCTAAGAAAAGTAGTCCTAAAAAGACAACTCAGCATACACATAAAAAAGTTCATCAGTCTGTTAGAGTTGATTTAGAGAAACTTGATAAATTTTTAAATATGGTTTCAGAGCTTGTTATAAATAGAACAAGACTTGAGCAAATAAGTCAAAATTATAAACTTGTTGAATTAAATGAAACTTTGGAGCAGGTAGCTAGAACTACTAATGATCTTCAAGATTTAGTTATGAAGATAAGAATGCTTCCACTTGATACTGTATTTAATAGATTTCCAAGAATGGTAAGAGATTTATCAGTTGAACTTGATAAAGACATGGAACTTATTATTGAAGGTCAGGATACTGAACTTGACAGAACAGTCATAGATGAAATTGGTGAGCCACTTATCCATCTTATTAGAAATGCAGCTGATCATGGTGTAGAGACAAAAGAGGATAGACTTAAATCTGGTAAAGATCCTGTAGGAAAAATAAGACTTATAGCATATCAAGAAGGAACTAAGGCAGTAATAAAGGTTCAAGATGATGGCTATGGAATTAATGTGGAGAAAGTAAGAGAAAAAGCTGAAGAAAGAGGAATAAACACAGAAAGTATGACTGAAGATCAAATAGTAAATTTGATATTTGATCAGGGCTTCAGTACAAATGATAAGGTAACAGATATATCCGGTAGAGGAGTTGGAATGGATGTTGTAAAGACTAAAATACAATCTCTTAACGGAACTGTTGATATGACTACAGAACAGGGAAAAGGCAGTACATTTACTATAAAATTGCCATTAACCCTTCAAATTATTACTGCATTATTAGTTAAAGTTGGAGAAGAAAATCTTGCTATATCTTTAAATGCAATTGATAGTGTAATTGATCTTAAGGAAGCAGAAATAAAGAAGACAAATAATAAAGAAGTTATAATATATAGGGGTAAAGTACTTCCTATAATTAGAATTAATGAAAAGTTGGGACTTGAAAAGTCAGATAGTGATAAAATATATATAGTAATAGTAAGAATAGGAGATAAAATGGCAGGACTTCTTGTGGATTCACTTATTGGTCAGCAGGATATTGTTATAAAACCACTTGGAAAAACTTTAAAAGGTTTAAAAGAATATATTGGTGCAACTATATTGGGAGATGGTCTCGTAACGTTAATACTTGATGTTGCTTCCCTGGTGTAG
- a CDS encoding chemotaxis protein CheC, whose protein sequence is MNYLQLTPMQLDAIKEVVNIGSGNAATALSQLLNKKIDMTVPDVNIVPFNTLFSNVGEEEVAVGVVVRVLGDTPGNILFVFEKETAIEIVETLTGSKEEELNDMCASVLCEIGNIISSSYMNAIAKFTNLVITPSVPAFTYDMLGAILSTSFIEAGQCDDNVLDLETVFLQDKTRNISGHFYYIPMPGSLEKILNILGVN, encoded by the coding sequence ATGAATTACTTACAATTAACTCCTATGCAATTAGATGCAATAAAAGAAGTTGTAAATATTGGTTCTGGCAATGCCGCAACGGCTTTGTCTCAACTATTAAATAAAAAAATAGATATGACAGTACCGGATGTAAATATAGTTCCATTTAATACCCTTTTTTCAAACGTAGGTGAAGAAGAGGTAGCAGTTGGGGTTGTGGTTAGGGTACTTGGAGATACTCCTGGAAATATTTTATTTGTATTTGAAAAGGAAACAGCTATTGAAATAGTAGAAACATTGACAGGAAGTAAGGAAGAAGAATTGAATGATATGTGTGCTTCAGTATTATGTGAAATAGGTAATATAATTTCTAGTTCATATATGAATGCCATAGCTAAATTCACGAATCTAGTTATAACACCATCGGTACCGGCTTTTACATATGACATGCTGGGGGCTATACTCTCAACAAGTTTTATAGAAGCTGGACAATGTGATGATAATGTTCTTGATTTGGAAACAGTTTTTCTTCAGGACAAAACTAGAAATATAAGTGGGCATTTTTATTATATACCAATGCCCGGTTCATTAGAAAAGATATTAAATATTTTGGGAGTAAATTAA
- a CDS encoding response regulator, with translation MAKVLIVDDAAFMRMMIKDILEKNGFEIVGEASNGLKAVEIYKKEKPDVVTMDITMPDMDGIEAVKAIKSFDPAARVIMCSAMGQQTMVMDAIRAGARDFIVKPFQADRVLEAIKKALG, from the coding sequence ATGGCTAAAGTTTTAATTGTTGATGATGCTGCTTTTATGAGAATGATGATTAAGGATATATTGGAGAAGAATGGTTTTGAAATAGTAGGAGAGGCAAGTAATGGTCTAAAGGCTGTTGAAATTTATAAAAAGGAAAAACCAGATGTAGTAACAATGGATATAACTATGCCTGATATGGATGGTATAGAAGCCGTTAAAGCTATAAAATCTTTTGACCCAGCTGCAAGAGTTATTATGTGTTCTGCTATGGGACAACAAACAATGGTTATGGATGCTATAAGAGCAGGTGCAAGAGATTTCATAGTAAAGCCTTTTCAAGCTGATAGAGTACTTGAAGCTATAAAAAAGGCATTAGGATAA
- a CDS encoding chemotaxis protein CheW: MQVVVFKLNDEQFAVETSRVQTIVESMTVTKVPKAPDYVKGLINIRGNVLSLLDINLLLDIGDGDNEDESIIILKLEEELVGISVNQVDEVLDIDEKLIEKVDDNSKKDYVKGVINFKDRIVTLIDIDKLIKN, from the coding sequence ATGCAAGTTGTTGTTTTTAAGTTAAATGATGAGCAGTTTGCAGTTGAAACATCAAGAGTTCAAACAATTGTTGAAAGTATGACTGTAACTAAAGTGCCTAAAGCACCTGATTATGTCAAAGGCCTCATAAATATAAGAGGTAATGTGCTTTCACTTTTAGATATAAATCTTCTTCTTGATATAGGTGATGGTGATAATGAAGATGAAAGTATAATAATACTTAAATTAGAAGAAGAACTAGTTGGAATATCAGTTAATCAAGTAGATGAAGTATTAGATATAGATGAAAAATTGATAGAAAAAGTAGATGATAATAGTAAAAAGGATTATGTAAAAGGCGTTATTAATTTTAAGGATAGAATAGTTACCCTTATAGATATTGATAAATTGATAAAAAATTGA